In Massilia violaceinigra, one DNA window encodes the following:
- a CDS encoding N-acetylmuramoyl-L-alanine amidase has protein sequence MPQPPYIRTKPLIPGPVTRRTILKAGGTLLLSVFPILPAAAAQILAVRVWPAADYTRVTLENDSDLKVTHFTVPDPQRLVVDIEGLELNPTLKSLVAKIQSGDPYIKQVRVGQNRPNVVRLVFDLKEEIKPQVFTLEPVGTYKHRLIFDLYPVKAVDPIAAMIEKGEWSRADAPVGSPELPAPAPKPPVAATPTTTPPASAPVTAPVPAPVLVPPAGPVLAQPTVPVAPALPVPKTDLPEPAPVRPDPPRVAAQKGDKGGKVVRMMTIALDPGHGGEDPGAIGSAGTREKDIVLAIAKRLKFKLEEQPNMRVMLTRDGDYFVPLGVRVEKARKVQADLFVSIHADAFMLPTARGSSVFVLSEKGATSTAARWLANKENLADAIGGVNIQSHDKQIASVLLDLSTTAQINDSMKLGKAVLGEISGIARLHKGSVEQAGFAVLKAPDIPSILIETAFISNPEEEAKLRDNGYQDQIAAAITKGIKRYFAANPPLAKGRQT, from the coding sequence ATGCCTCAACCGCCTTACATTCGCACCAAACCTTTGATTCCGGGACCAGTAACCCGCCGCACCATCCTCAAAGCTGGCGGCACCCTGCTGCTTTCCGTGTTTCCCATCCTGCCTGCCGCCGCCGCGCAAATTCTCGCGGTGCGGGTCTGGCCGGCCGCCGACTACACCCGCGTCACGCTCGAAAACGACAGCGACCTCAAGGTCACGCACTTCACCGTGCCCGACCCGCAGCGCCTGGTGGTCGACATCGAAGGGCTGGAACTCAATCCCACTCTGAAAAGCCTGGTGGCCAAGATCCAGTCGGGCGACCCGTACATCAAGCAGGTGCGCGTGGGCCAGAACCGGCCCAACGTGGTGCGCCTGGTGTTCGACCTGAAAGAAGAAATCAAGCCACAAGTGTTTACGCTCGAACCTGTCGGCACCTACAAGCATCGCCTCATTTTCGACCTGTATCCGGTCAAGGCGGTCGACCCGATCGCGGCGATGATCGAAAAAGGCGAGTGGTCGCGAGCGGACGCGCCGGTCGGCAGTCCGGAACTGCCGGCGCCGGCGCCCAAGCCGCCGGTGGCGGCTACACCCACGACAACGCCGCCGGCAAGCGCGCCGGTCACCGCGCCCGTGCCGGCGCCGGTTCTTGTGCCCCCGGCCGGTCCCGTGCTGGCCCAGCCAACCGTACCGGTGGCGCCAGCGCTGCCGGTACCGAAAACCGACCTTCCCGAACCGGCCCCGGTGCGTCCCGACCCGCCGCGCGTGGCAGCGCAAAAAGGTGACAAGGGCGGCAAGGTGGTGCGCATGATGACCATCGCGCTCGACCCCGGGCACGGCGGCGAAGACCCGGGCGCGATCGGCTCGGCCGGCACGCGCGAAAAAGACATCGTGCTGGCCATCGCCAAGCGGCTCAAGTTCAAGCTGGAGGAGCAGCCCAACATGCGCGTCATGCTTACGCGCGACGGCGACTACTTCGTGCCGCTCGGCGTGCGCGTGGAAAAAGCGCGCAAGGTGCAGGCCGACCTGTTCGTGTCGATCCACGCCGACGCCTTCATGCTGCCGACCGCGCGCGGTTCGTCGGTGTTCGTGCTGTCCGAAAAAGGCGCCACCTCGACCGCCGCGCGCTGGCTCGCCAACAAGGAAAACCTGGCCGACGCCATCGGCGGCGTGAACATCCAGAGCCACGACAAGCAGATCGCCAGCGTGCTGCTCGACCTGTCGACGACGGCCCAGATCAACGACTCCATGAAACTCGGCAAAGCGGTACTGGGCGAGATCAGCGGCATCGCGCGCCTGCACAAAGGCTCGGTCGAACAGGCCGGCTTCGCGGTGCTGAAAGCGCCCGACATTCCCTCGATCCTGATCGAGACGGCCTTCATTTCGAACCCCGAAGAAGAAGCCAAGCTGCGCGACAACGGCTACCAGGACCAGATTGCGGCCGCCATCACCAAGGGCATCAAGCGCTATTTCGCGGCCAATCCGCCGCTGGCCAAGGGCCGCCAGACATGA
- the tsaE gene encoding tRNA (adenosine(37)-N6)-threonylcarbamoyltransferase complex ATPase subunit type 1 TsaE: MQHFKAHLHDEAGTAALGAALARALLPGLAIHLHGDLGAGKTALTRALLHAAGHAGTVKSPTYTLSEPYSIKLDGRAVNVIHFDLYRMASAEEFLDAGFREEFNGDNICIVEWPEKADPVLPPPDLSVSLHVAGLGRDVELQALSDLGLLCLNRLTFAPNL, translated from the coding sequence ATGCAGCACTTCAAAGCCCACCTCCACGACGAAGCCGGCACCGCCGCACTGGGCGCCGCACTGGCGCGCGCCTTGCTGCCGGGCCTGGCAATCCACCTGCACGGCGACCTTGGCGCCGGCAAGACCGCCCTCACCCGCGCCTTGCTGCACGCGGCCGGCCACGCAGGCACCGTCAAGAGCCCGACCTATACCTTGTCGGAACCGTACAGCATCAAGCTCGACGGGCGCGCAGTGAACGTCATTCATTTCGACCTGTACCGCATGGCCAGTGCGGAAGAATTCCTGGACGCCGGTTTTCGCGAAGAATTTAATGGGGACAACATCTGCATCGTCGAATGGCCGGAAAAAGCCGATCCGGTGCTGCCGCCGCCCGACTTGAGTGTATCCCTGCACGTTGCCGGGCTCGGCCGTGATGTAGAATTGCAAGCGTTGTCTGACCTGGGTTTGCTATGCCTCAACCGCCTTACATTCGCACCAAACCTTTGA